In the genome of Paludisphaera rhizosphaerae, one region contains:
- a CDS encoding SPFH domain-containing protein: protein MAIIRTNDASKKVEVRIEAPNMNGLNFIGALVLASCVAGGFLASSFVHSSWPVVVGVILGLVAAGAPRIAQQWERAVVLRLGRYVGLRGPGLFFVVPFVERISTWVDQRTITTSFAAEQTLTSDTVPVNVDAVLFWMVYDPEKAALEVQDYKEAVSWAAQTALRDIIGRTPLTVLLKGREQIEADLQKLIDERSNPWGVTVHSVEMRDVVIPESLQDAMSREAQAAREKEARIILGQAEVEIAHLFHQAAREYEGNPTALHLRAMNILYEGLKEKGALMLVPSTAVESMGLGGMLGAAAMRQQTLSTPENGASSSANGAVV, encoded by the coding sequence ATGGCGATCATCCGAACGAATGATGCGTCGAAGAAGGTCGAGGTCCGGATCGAAGCCCCGAACATGAACGGGCTGAACTTCATCGGGGCGCTGGTTCTGGCGAGTTGCGTCGCCGGGGGCTTCCTGGCGTCGTCCTTCGTCCATTCGAGCTGGCCGGTCGTCGTGGGGGTGATCCTCGGCCTGGTCGCGGCGGGGGCCCCGAGGATCGCCCAGCAGTGGGAACGGGCCGTCGTGCTGCGGCTGGGTCGTTACGTCGGCCTGCGCGGGCCGGGCCTGTTCTTCGTCGTCCCGTTCGTCGAGCGGATCTCGACGTGGGTCGATCAGCGGACCATCACCACGAGCTTCGCCGCCGAGCAGACGCTGACCTCCGACACGGTGCCGGTGAACGTGGACGCCGTCCTCTTCTGGATGGTGTACGACCCGGAGAAGGCCGCGCTGGAGGTTCAGGACTACAAGGAGGCCGTCTCATGGGCCGCCCAGACGGCGCTCCGCGACATCATCGGCCGCACGCCGCTGACCGTCCTCTTGAAGGGCCGCGAGCAAATTGAGGCCGACCTCCAGAAGTTGATCGACGAGCGATCGAACCCCTGGGGGGTGACGGTCCACTCGGTTGAGATGCGCGACGTGGTGATCCCGGAGTCGCTGCAGGACGCGATGTCGCGCGAGGCCCAGGCGGCCCGCGAGAAGGAGGCCCGGATCATCCTCGGCCAGGCGGAGGTGGAGATCGCGCACCTGTTCCACCAGGCGGCCCGCGAGTACGAGGGCAATCCCACGGCGCTCCATCTGCGGGCCATGAACATCCTCTACGAGGGGCTGAAGGAGAAGGGGGCTCTGATGCTCGTCCCCAGTACGGCCGTTGAGTCGATGGGGCTGGGCGGGATGCTCGGCGCGGCGGCGATGCGGCAGCAGACGCTGAGCACCCCGGAGAATGGAGCCTCTTCGTCGGCCAACGGCGCCGTCGTATAA
- a CDS encoding alpha/beta hydrolase family protein, with translation MLSNRRPLPRCLLFALVLAGTARVPASAQVPTYDDHANLLVVRDAGGGQKPVETIADWEIRRGQILAHLQEVMGPLPGPERLAPLDWKVTEENAEEGYVRKKIDFQAEPGDRVPAWLLIPTAPKDAPAKKRPAMLCLHQTVPIGKDEPIGLGKTPDLWYAKELARRGYVAIVPDYPNFGEYKRDVYKMGYASASMKAIWNNKRAVDLLASLPEVDPERIGVIGHSLGGHNSIFTALFEPRLKVVVSSCGFNAYPYYYKGNVAGWSHKGYMPRLREVYKLDLKKIPFDFPELIGALAPRPFFTCSPLRDANFDVDGVRVCIRAARPIYGLYHAEDDLIAEYPDAEHSFERETRMKAYEFLDAKLKP, from the coding sequence ATGCTATCGAATCGACGACCGTTGCCCCGTTGTTTACTCTTCGCCCTTGTTCTCGCCGGGACGGCTCGCGTCCCGGCCTCGGCGCAGGTCCCGACTTACGACGACCACGCCAATTTGCTGGTCGTCCGCGACGCCGGCGGCGGCCAGAAGCCGGTGGAGACCATCGCCGACTGGGAAATCCGCCGCGGGCAGATTTTGGCCCATCTCCAGGAGGTCATGGGCCCGCTTCCTGGTCCTGAACGGCTCGCGCCGCTGGACTGGAAGGTCACGGAGGAGAATGCCGAGGAAGGCTACGTCCGCAAGAAGATCGACTTCCAGGCCGAGCCCGGCGACCGCGTCCCGGCCTGGCTGCTGATCCCGACCGCTCCGAAGGACGCCCCCGCGAAGAAGCGGCCGGCGATGCTCTGTCTCCATCAGACCGTCCCCATCGGCAAGGACGAGCCGATCGGCCTGGGAAAGACGCCGGATCTCTGGTACGCGAAGGAACTGGCCAGGCGGGGATACGTGGCGATCGTGCCGGACTATCCCAACTTCGGCGAGTACAAGCGCGACGTCTACAAGATGGGCTACGCCAGCGCCTCCATGAAGGCGATCTGGAACAACAAGCGGGCCGTCGACCTGCTGGCCTCGCTCCCCGAGGTCGACCCCGAGCGCATCGGCGTCATCGGCCATTCGCTGGGCGGTCACAACTCCATCTTCACGGCTCTCTTTGAGCCCCGGCTGAAGGTGGTCGTCTCCTCGTGCGGGTTCAACGCCTATCCGTACTACTACAAGGGGAACGTGGCCGGCTGGTCGCACAAGGGCTACATGCCCCGGCTGCGCGAGGTCTACAAGCTGGACCTCAAGAAGATCCCCTTCGACTTCCCCGAGCTGATCGGGGCTCTGGCGCCCCGGCCGTTCTTCACCTGCTCGCCGCTGCGGGACGCCAACTTCGACGTCGACGGCGTCCGCGTCTGCATCCGCGCCGCCCGGCCGATCTACGGCCTTTACCACGCCGAGGACGACCTGATCGCCGAATACCCCGACGCCGAGCACTCGTTCGAGCGTGAGACTCGGATGAAGGCTTATGAATTCCTCGACGCGAAGCTCAAGCCCTGA